Proteins from a single region of Vairimorpha necatrix chromosome 6, complete sequence:
- a CDS encoding dolichyl-phosphate-mannose protein mannosyltransferase, protein MISWEIIFAFLSLKNPLDSRVYNVINSSYKNEEFLIFDLPPLPGILDYFISELIPYKSPVNISHLTWALKCLLFLTSPFSPILFCLIFSIPDFSPSYALIFSVHALFTENIFLLSLFLSLSLVSDLSCIFLIIIILGKMCLLLYVDLVDKSKPVLISLSRYSGRVSCIIFTVMFVYLSTFYVDYQLRPNISQNSNKNVSLEFGDIKLNATHEEVIHGSLISILNRHFKSYISVSDNKLSGMSSLFYWRISKVDGEGSVKDGDLVRFVNIETQEVLSVNSVNQTDKFHKVELKPLDLVIESKNDIFRIKCDKILTTRTGTFEIVNMNTGLFLGMRRLKDSFEVYASAYGNKKHREFYVSDNERNDGTTKKDLSFPRKSFISKVVEHTLLLISISTYIEHNKIYNCLVPFIFLFLVLNQIYKNRGMKYREIDPLFLLVFINSLCLRFVFCRDSALLLVNQILVNYMFLKEMHYMSKYMYIIICIFYKA, encoded by the coding sequence ATGATCTCTTGGGAAATAATCTTTGCTTTCTTAAGTCTTAAAAATCCCCTCGATTCTAGGGTCTATAATGTCATTAACTCATCTTacaaaaatgaagaatttttaatcttCGATCTTCCTCCTCTTCCCGGCATTTTAGACTACTTCATCTCTGAACTTATTCCTTACAAATCCCCTGTTAATATTAGTCACCTCACATGGGCCTTAAAATGCCTTCTTTTTCTTACTTCTCCTTTCTCAcctattttattttgtctaATCTTTTCTATTCCCGACTTCTCTCCGTCTTACGCCTTAATATTCTCAGTACACGCTCTCTTCACTGAgaatatctttttattgtcTCTTTTCTTGTCTTTGAGTCTCGTCTCAGACTTGTCTTgtatatttctaataattataattcttGGTAAAATGtgtcttcttttatatgtCGACTTAGTAGACAAGTCTAAACCAGTACTGATTTCTCTTTCAAGATACTCTGGAAGAGTATCttgtataatatttacagTCATGTTTGTATATCTTAGTACATTTTATGTTGACTACCAACTCAGGCCTAATATATCACaaaattctaataaaaatgtgtCATTAGAATTCGgagatataaaattaaatgcgACACACGAGGAAGTAATCCACGGTTCTCTTATTTCTATACTAAATAGACACTTCAAGTCTTATATTTCTGTATctgataataaattatcagGTATGTCTTCTTTGTTCTACTGGCGAATCAGTAAAGTAGACGGAGAAGGAAGTGTAAAAGACGGAGATCTCGTCAGATTCGTCAATATCGAGACACAAGAAGTACTAAGTGTGAATTCTGTAAATCAAACTGATAAATTCCACAAAGTCGAACTTAAGCCTTTAGACTTGGTTATTGAGtctaaaaatgatatttttagaatcaAATGTGACAAGATCTTGACTACTCGCACTGGTACATTTGAGATTGTCAATATGAACACAGGCCTGTTCTTAGGCATGAGACGCCTAAAAGACAGTTTTGAAGTCTACGCCAGTGCTTATGGGAATAAGAAACACAGGGAGTTTTATGTCTCTGATAATGAGAGGAATGACGGGACAACTAAGAAAGATTTAAGCTTTCCAAGAAAGAGTTTTATTAGTAAAGTCGTAGAACATAccttattattaataagtATTAGTACTTATATTGAACATaataagatttataattgtCTTGTTCCTTTTATCTTCTTGTTTTTGGTACTAAACcaaatctataaaaatcgAGGAATGAAGTACAGGGAAATTGATCCTCTTTTTCTATtggtttttattaattctcTGTGTCTTAGATTTGTGTTTTGTCGGGATTCTGCTTTATTATTAGTGAACCAAATATTAGTCAATTATATGTTCCTTAAGGAGATGCACTATATGTCAAAATACatgtatataataatatgtatattttataaagcatga